Proteins encoded in a region of the Candidatus Nanosynbacter sp. HMT-352 genome:
- a CDS encoding site-2 protease family protein produces the protein MILEIIIVLIVILLSMTIHEAMHAFMGYILGDNTAKEEGRLTLNPVKHIDPVMTILLPLIMVILHAPVFGGAKPVPFNPSRVRFGDWGAVLVALSGPITNLIIAFIAFGVGVFGGVINNSGVVQPTIFGLIISTAVSVNLGFFVFNMLPIPPLDGSRILYAVAPNSVRSVMQKIEQNGILLVMIIVVLFSDVIGQVMSGCIQAILRVFMNIFSV, from the coding sequence ATGATTTTAGAAATAATAATAGTTTTGATTGTTATATTGCTGTCTATGACTATTCATGAGGCTATGCATGCTTTTATGGGGTATATACTGGGCGATAATACCGCAAAAGAAGAAGGAAGGTTAACTCTTAATCCTGTGAAGCATATTGACCCAGTGATGACTATTTTGCTTCCCTTGATTATGGTTATTTTACACGCTCCAGTCTTCGGAGGGGCTAAACCTGTTCCGTTTAATCCAAGTAGAGTCCGTTTTGGCGATTGGGGAGCAGTCCTTGTTGCCCTTTCCGGTCCGATTACTAACTTAATAATCGCCTTTATCGCATTTGGCGTAGGGGTTTTTGGTGGTGTTATTAATAATTCCGGAGTAGTACAGCCTACGATATTTGGATTGATTATTTCTACTGCTGTATCGGTAAATCTGGGATTTTTTGTTTTTAATATGCTACCAATTCCGCCTCTAGACGGATCTAGAATATTATATGCCGTAGCGCCAAATAGTGTAAGGAGTGTTATGCAAAAAATTGAGCAAAATGGCATTCTTTTAGTGATGATTATAGTTGTGCTGTTTTCTGATGTGATCGGACAGGTTATGTCGGGTTGTATTCAGGCAATTTTGCGTGTATTTATGAACATATTTAGTGTATAA
- the rplT gene encoding 50S ribosomal protein L20 has product MRVKRGVAAHAKHKKILKAAEGMQHNRTRSFRLAKQGVIRALQYAYRDRRNKKRDLRGLWITRINAAARQEGTTYGKLIASMKSKNIEIDRKILAELAVNEPKAFAEIVKASL; this is encoded by the coding sequence ATGCGAGTAAAACGAGGAGTTGCCGCACACGCTAAGCATAAAAAAATCTTAAAAGCAGCTGAAGGAATGCAACATAACCGCACCAGAAGTTTTCGTCTTGCAAAACAAGGTGTTATTAGGGCTCTACAATATGCATACCGCGATCGCCGAAACAAGAAGCGTGATCTACGCGGCTTATGGATTACCCGAATCAATGCAGCCGCTCGACAAGAAGGCACAACTTACGGCAAACTTATAGCTTCTATGAAATCTAAAAACATTGAGATTGATAGAAAAATATTAGCAGAATTGGCTGTTAACGAGCCAAAAGCTTTTGCTGAAATAGTAAAAGCAAGTCTATAG
- the rpmI gene encoding 50S ribosomal protein L35 → MPKLKTHKGTAKRIKLTSTGKLTRQRAFGGHLLAKKSKSRKRAINTTATVTGSMAKNARRAMGV, encoded by the coding sequence ATGCCAAAGCTAAAGACCCACAAAGGCACTGCGAAGCGTATCAAGCTAACCAGCACCGGAAAATTGACCCGCCAGCGCGCATTTGGCGGCCACTTATTGGCTAAAAAGTCAAAAAGTCGTAAACGCGCAATCAATACAACAGCAACAGTAACTGGTTCGATGGCCAAGAACGCCCGTCGAGCAATGGGAGTATAG